In Candidatus Kryptoniota bacterium, the sequence CGGCTTTGGCGACAGGCTGGGTCTCGCGAACGCCGGACATCTCCGTGCGCTGAAAGGATACAGGTTTAAACCTATCCTGGCACAGCAGTCGATCAGAGAATTGACCAGAACAAATCGAACTCCAGAAGATGTGATGGACGCTGCCGTGTGGGCCGTCTTCCAGGAAGGATACAAAGATGGGTTCGGTGCTGATGCAGACCATCTTAAGCGGACTGATGACATCGACAGGTTGATCAAGGCAGGATTCCGTACATTCACCTTCGATCCAAGCGACTTCGTAGTGAATGGAGTCGAAGAGCTGAGTCTGGACGAAGTGAAAAGGAAAGTAGCGCTGCTTCCGTGGAAGGACTTGCAGGATAACGTCCAGGTGCTTCTGTCGCGTTACGAGAAAAAAACTTTCAAGATCTCTGACGGTTTTTCGATTGCGCCTGCCGGCGAAGAAATTTTTCGGGCTGCACTGAAATATTGCGCCGCACTCGTTCATATCAGGAATTTGTATTCCCATCTGAAGAAGAATTACTCGGATATCAAATACGAAGTCGAAGTCTCGATTGACGAAACCGACACGATCACATCGCCATTCGAGCATTTCTTTATCGTGACGGAATTGAAGCGGCTCGGAGTCATTTTTGTTAGCCTTGCCCCTCGCTTTATCGGTGACTTTGAGAAAGGAATCGATTATAAGGGGGATCTCGGGCTGTTCAGAAGGGAATATGAAAAGCACGCAAACATCTCTGTCCATTTTGGGGACTACAAGATTAGTCTGCACTCCGGGAGTGATAAGCTAAGTGCGTATAAAGAGATAGGGAAGCTGAACGTCGGCCTCATCCATATAAAAACTGCCGGCACCAGCTACCTCGAGGCGCTCAAAGTCGTCGCGAACAAAAACTATTCACTCTTCAGAGAAATCCTCGACTTTTCCGTCGGATTGTACGCTGACGAGAAGAAAAGCTACCACGTTTCGGCAGATGTCAAAAAACTGAAGCGCGGCAAAGAGTATCGAGATGACGAGCTGGCAGGACTTTTCAACTCGAACGATGTCAGGCAAATACTTCACGTCACTTACGGCAGGGTGCTTACGGAGAAAAATAAAGAAGGGAATTTCCTTTTCAGAGATCGGATCTACAAATGCCTGATCGAAAACGAAGAATTGCATTATCGAATTCTTTTCGATCATTTCAGGAAACATCTGGAGCCGTTCAGGAACCTGGCCTGAACCCTGATTAGAAATGAACGCCCTCCGTTTTTCTCGTATCGAAATTTCCGGTTTTCTTATTATTTTATTCTTAAAGTTACCGGTAAACCTTTCGGAAATTTCTTTGAATCTATAGGACTGAGAAATGAACAATTATTCATTTGAACATTTGAGAGGAAGGTCGTGCGCGATAACCGGCGGCGCAGGCGTGATCGGTACTTCCATAGTGAAGTGTCTGGCGTCCGTCGGCGTGAAAGTAGCCGTGCTGGATCTCGTGAAAGATCTCGCGGACAAAACGGCGAAGACCCTCGTGGATGAAACGGGAACGGAAGCGATTGGCGTCGAGGCAAATGTTCTCGACAAGGATTCTCTTGTCCGTGCTAAAGAACTTATCGGCAAGAAATTCGGAAAACTGGACATCCTTGTAAACTGCGCCGGCGGCAACTCGCCTCAGGCGACTACGCTGGCGGAATTTGTTGACAAGGATAATCTTGATAAACTTCAAGACACTTTTTACGGTTTAAGTATAGAAGGCTTCAGAAAAGTCTTCGACCTAAATTTTATCGGGACATTACTTCCGACAATGGTTTTGACAAAGGATATGGTTGAGAAAGGCGGCGGTACCGTCTTAAATGTGTCATCGATGAATTCGTTCCGACCGTTAACGAAGATCCCGGCATACTCAGCAGCTAAAGCATCTATCAATAATTTCACGGAATGGCTCGCCGTTCACCTGGCGAAAGTTAATATTCGAGTGAACGCGATCGCCCCGGGGTTTTTCCTTACAAATCAGAATAGATTCCTCTTGACTGACGAGAAGACGGGAAAACTGACGGCACGAGGAAACAAGATCCTCGCCGCGACACCCATGGGAAAGTTCGGGGAGCCTGAAGACCTTCAAGGCGCGGTACTCTATCTCGTGTCCGACCTTTCAAAATTCGTGACCGGTGTCGTCATCCCTATAGACGGCGGGTTTAACGTGTACTCCGGAGTCTAGCTGAATGATCTACTACAGCAGGGGATCGGTCGACGACAAGATTTCTGGTGAAGAATTACGGTCGGGGCTTCATGACGCCTTTGAAAAGATCGGCAAGCGAAACAAGGTAGTCGCCGTTCCGCCCGACATCACGAGGTTTCATTCACAGTCAGGAATCATTACAGAAATCGCTTGGGAATATTATAAATCCAATCTGACCGATATTCTCCCGGCAATCGGTACTCATTCACCAATGACTGAGAAAGAAATCGAGACGATGTTCGGCAAAACGCCGAAGAGTCTTTTCAGGATTCACGACTGGAGAAAAGGTTTTTCAACTTTGGGCGAGGTCCCGTGCGAATTTGTCCAGCAAGTCTCAGGTGGTGCAGTTGACTATTCCATTCCCATCCAGGTCGATAAGCTTCTGGTAGAAGGGAAATTCGATCTTATACTTTCAATCGGTCAGGTGGTGCCTCATGAAGTTATCGGGATGGCGGGTCACAATAAAAATATTTTCATAGGTACCGGCGGATCTGAAGCGATAAACAAGAGCCACTTCCTGGGCGCGGCATTCGGGATGGAAAGGATGATGGGTCGCGCGGATACTCCCGTAAAACGCGTCCTCAATTACGGCTCCGATCATTTCGCGGATGGACTTCCGATCATATATATCCTTACGGTGGTTGGGAGAGACACCGACGGTTCACTCGCGATAAGAGGGCTGTACATAGGTGACGATGTAGAGTGTTTCAACCTTGCCGCATCGTTGTCGCTTAAAGTGAATTTCACTATGCTGGAACAGCCGCTGAAGAAAGCTGTCGTGTACCTCGATCCGTCTGAATTCAAAACGACATGGCTTGGGAATAAATCGGTTTACCGTACCAGGATGGCGCTCGCGGACGGTGGAGAGCTGATTGTTCTTGCCCCCGGGCTGAAACGATTCGGCGAGGATTCGGGTATTGACGCGCTCATTAGAAAGTACGGCTACGTAGGCACTCCGAAGGTGCTCGAGCTTGTGAAGAAGAATCGTGACTTGCAGGAGAGCCTCAGCGCAGCTGCTCACCTCATCCACGGATCCTCCGAAGGGAGATTTTCAATTACGTATTGTCCCGGAGATATTTCCAGAACTGAAATGGAAGGTGTGGGTTTCAGGTATGCCGACCTCGGAAAGATGTTAAAGAAATATGACCCTTCCACGATGAAGGACGGCTTCAATACACTTCCCGGCGGCGACGAAATATATTACATCTCCAATCCCGCACTCGGTCTATGGGCATACAGGGGCCGCTTCTCTTGAAATCTAGTTGAATCGAACCAGGAGTTAAAATGGATAAAATGAACTTCGGACTCATCGGTGTTGGCGTGATGGGTCAAAATCTCGCTCTGAATATCGAAAGAAACGGATTTTCAGTCGCGGTATACGACCGCGCTCTCGATAAAGTCAATGAGTTCACAAAAGGAAAAGCGTCCGGCAAAAGGATCATCGGCGCAACCAGTATAGAATCATTTTTGCAGCAGCTTGAGCGTCCCCGGCGAATCGTCCTCCTCGTAAACGCGGGCAAGCCGGTGGATGATGTAATCGATGGGTTACGACCGCAGTTGGGCAAAGGCGACATCATTATAGACGGCGGTAACTCATTCTTTCTGGACACGGAACGCCGCGCGGCGGATTTAGAGAAGCACGGAATATTTTTCGTCGGTTCGGGAGTGTCGGGCGGCGAGGAAGGCGCGCTGAAAGGACCGAGTCTCATGCCCGGCGGTGCAAAGGAAGCATACGACATAATTTCTCCGGTGCTCACGAAGATCGCTGCACACGTCAACGGTGAACCATGCTGCACTTACATCGGTCCGCGAGGCGCCGGCCACTACGTGAAGATGGTCCACAATGGAATCGAATACGCCATCATGCAGCTCATTTGCGAGACTTACGATATACTCAAGACCGGTTACGGACTCCCGGCTCCTGAAATCGCGAAGATATTCGATAAGTGGAACCAAACCGAATTGAATTCATATCTATTCGAGATTACGAGTAAAGTTCTAAACAAGATCGATGATGTCACCCATAAACCCCTTGTCGATTTCATTTTGGATACTGCCGAGCAGAAAGGAACCGGGAAATGGACTTCTCAGAATGCTTTTGATCTCGGCACTCCGATCCCGACCATCAATGCCGCCGTTGAGTCACGAATGCTCTCGAGTTTCAAAGACCAAAGAGTGAAGGCCTCGCGCATACTCCGCGGACCGGACGCGCACCCTGCTGAAAAGGAAGAGTCGATGATAAATGAAGTACGCGACGCTCTTCACGCTTCCATAATTGCCAGCTATTCGCAGGGGATGGCATTGATGCAGGCCGCGTCGGCGGAATACAAGTATGATTTGAAGGTCGACCAGATCGCCGCGATCTGGAGAGGCGGGTGCATAATCCGTGCGAAGATTCTTGAGGAAATCAGGCAGGCTTATCGCAGGAACCCGTCACTCCAAAACATGATGACGGACGACTACTTCAGCGGAACTCTAAACAAACTCCAGGCGCCGTGGAGGCGCACCGTTCAGATCGCGAGCGGAGCTGGAATACCGGTGCTTGCGATGAGTGCGTCACTGTCGTACTACGATGCTTACAGGCGCGAAAGGCTTCCAGCGAACCTCCTTCAGGGCCAGCGCGATTTCTTCGGCGCCCACACGTACAGGAGAATCGACAAAGAGGGAATTTTCCACACGAAGTGGGAAGAGTGAATGAAGTTTATAGTCGATCGTAATATTCCTCTCGTTCAACAGGCTTTCGAAGGACTGGGGGATGTGACCGCCCTCGAGACCGGAGATTTTACCAAAGACACCGTTCGTGATGCCGATGTCCTGGTAGTCAGGTCCGAGACAAAAGTCAACGCAGCTCTTCTCGACGGATCCTGCGTCAAGTTCGTCGGCACAGCAACGATCGGTACCGATCACATCGATCTCGATTACCTCCAATCAAGAGGGATCGGATTCGCCAGCGCGCCGGGCTCGAACTCGAACTCGGTGAAGGAATATGTCGCCGCAGCACTCCTTCACCTTGCGGCACGGGAGAAATACAATCTCAAGGGGAGGACCATCGGAGTCGTGGGAGTTGGAAATGTAGGGAGCAAGGTGGTAAAGGCAGCGGAAGCGCTCGGACTCCATGTGGTTCAAAACGATCCTCCGCTCGCGGAGCGGACTGGCGACAAACATTTCGTCGGTCTTGATGATGCGCTGAAGTGCGATATCGTCACTCTTCATGTGCCGCTCACGAAGGAGGGATCGCACCCGACTTTTCATCTGATCGGAAGTGAACAGTTTGCCAAGATGAAAAAGGATTCGGTCTTCATCAACACTTCGCGCGGGGCTGTGGTAGACACAACAGCTCTCAAGAAGGCGATCCGTGACGGAAATGTGTCGGGTTCCGTGATCGATGTTTGGGAACATGAACCTCTAATCGATTGCGAATTGCTCTATATGGTCTCGCTTTCCACGCCGCACATCGCCGGTTATTCCACGGAAGGAAAAGTGAACGCCGTGACTGCTGTCAGGAAAGCAGTGTGTGAACATTTTAAGATTAAGTCTGAATGGGACCCGCACGATCTGATCGGACCGCCGCCCGTTCCTGATGTGAAGGTGTCGCCCGATGAGGCTCAGCCGGAAGAAATCCTTGATCTGGTTGTATCGGAAGTTTACGACATAACATACGACAACACTCATCTCCAACAGCTAGTCGGCATGCCCGAAAAGGATCGCGCCGGATATTTCAGGAAATTGCGAAGTGGCTACCGGGTACGCCGCGAGTTCTCGAACACTACGGTCCATCTTCCCCGCGAGCATGCAGGCCTTTCGCGTGTTCTTTCGTCTCTCGGTTTCAAACTAAACGTATAAATTCAAAAGGAGCAAGCAATGAGCAGCGGGTTGAATATTCGGAAAGAAGGTGCGCTCGATCTTGTGTCACTAGGGGCTTTGGTGCACCGCCTCGATCCGGGAATCATACCTTTCAGGAAAGCGACAGAATGTCAAATACATGTAAGCGGCGGCGAGTACAATGTCGCAGCGAATCTCTCGGATTGTTTCCGAATGAACACCGGTATCGCGACCGCGCTCGTGGAATATCCAATCGGTGAGCTCATCGCGGAACGTGTGAAGGCAATGGGAGTGAAGCCGTTCTACAAATATTTCAAACATAACGGTGTGAACGGACCGAACCATGCGACTGTCTACAGCGACCGCGGACAAGGAGTGAGAGCGCCTGTTGTATTTTACAATCGTGCAAACGAGGCGGGCGCGCTTCTGAAGCCGGGCGACTTCGACTGGGAGAAGATTTTTTCGGGCGGGGTGAGATGGTTCCATAGCGGCGGGATATTTGCCGCGCTCTCGCCGACGACCGGTGAATTGATCGTTGAGGGAATGAAAGCCGCGAAAAAAGCCGGCGCGGTCGTGAGCTTCGATCTCAACTTCCGCGAAAAGTTGTGGAATATCTGGGGCGGTCAGCAGAAAGCGGTGGAGATTGTCGCGCGCATCGTACAGAATGTGGATGTCCTCGTCGGGAACGAAGAAGATTTGCAAAAAGGTCTGGGTGTTCCGGGACCTGAAGTGGCGTCGAAATCGAAGCTCGACCCGACCGCCTTCTTCGGTATGATCGATAAAGTCGTCGCCAAGCATCCGAATGTGAAAGTCGTCGCTACGACTCTTCGCGAAGTGCACTCCACGAATCGCCACGGCTGGGGCGCAGTCGCCTGGGTCGACGGTAAAACTTATTCATCTCCCACGTGCGATCTGGACGTATTCGATCGCGTCGGCGGTGGTGACGGCTTCGCGAGCGGGTTCTTCTACGGGCTCCTGACCGGTGAATCGCCCGAAGAATCAGTCAAACTCGGCTGGGCGCACGGCGCGCTCCTGACTACTTTTCCGGGCGATACCACCATGGCGACACTCGAGCAAGTCCGGTCATTCGCCAAGGGCGGATCTGCTCGCATCCAGAGATGAAGACGCGGCGTTCCAGAACGGAAGCACTTCTGAAAATTGAAATTTAGACGGCGTACAATCCGATTGATCGTACGGGCCGAGCGTGCATCTGACGAATTAAGGAGGTCGAGTTGAAACCTGAATCGTCTCACTCTTTTGTGGAATCGGCTGGAATCAGCTGGAAAAATGCGGGCGAGGGGATGAAAAGAAAAATCCTGAGCTACGATTCCCAGATTATGATGGTACACGTTGAATTCATCAAGGGCGCCGTCGGCACAATTCACACTCACCCGCACAGGCAAATCACATTCGTCGAGTCGGGAAAGTTTGAAGTGCGAGTCGGTGACCAGAAACGGGTGCTGTCAAAGGGCGACAGTTTTATAGTCGCGCCGGACGTCCCACACGGTGTCATCGCGCTCGAAGCAGGCGAGCTCGTGGATGTATTCACACCGGCAAGATACGATTTTCTTTAATTGCGGCCGCGGATCTATTGAAATATACGGCGAGGCGTTTATCCATCGCCTCACGAACGTCGTCAGTCCAGCGCAAACCCGCAATTCAGACAAGGAGGCTGTGAAATGGAACTAAGGTATTCACCAGGCAACGTCGCTTACAGGACGATGACCACAAGCGAGTTGAGGAGTGCCTTCCTCGCGGACAATCTCTTCACCGCTGGAAAAATAAACATGATCTATTTCGACATGGATCGAGCGATAGTCGGAGGCGCCCTGCCTACGAAAAAGTCGCTTTCAATTGAAAGCAGCAAGAAGGAAATGGCGGCAGATTATTTCACAGAACGAAGAGAGATCGGGATATTTAACGTGGGCGGCAGCGGAAAGATAAAGACTGACGGCAACATCCTCAGTGTGAGGCATAAGGACGCTGCCTATATCGGAAAGGGCACGAAGGAAATCGTTCTCTCAAGTGACAGTGGTTCCAACCCCGCGATCTTTTATTTCGTGAGTTATCCCGCGCACGCCGCGTACCCGACCACACTTATGAAGTTCGGAGAAGTGTACTCTGCAAAACTCGGGACTGCAAACGAGGCGAATGTCCGGACATTGAACAGGTACATTCACACGAAAGGCGTTAAGAGCTCTCAGCTCGTCATGGGACTCACCGAGCTGGAGCCGGGAAGTGTGTGGAACACGATGCCACCACACACTCACCAGAGAAGGACCGAGATATATTTCTATTTCAATCTCAAAGAGAATTCCGCCGTGTTTCACATGATGGGCGAGCCGTCGGAAACGAGGCACATCGTTGTGCGAAATAATCAGGCCGTGGTCTCACCAAGCTGGTCAATACACACTGGTGTGGCAACTCAGAATTATTCATTCATCTGGGCAATGGGAGGAGAGAACCAGGAATTCGAAGACATGGATGGCGTCGACATGGCGTCAATGAAATAATGTGCGAATGAATTCCAGGAAAATCAGGGAGCGGATTTATGATACTCGATAAGTTCAGATTGGATAACAAAGTCGCGATCGTCACCGGATCGAACCAGGGAATCGGGATGGCGTACGCGATCGCACTCGCCGAAGCCGGCGCCGACATCGTAAGCGTTTCAAACCAGAAAGATTTTGCCGCGGTTGAAAAGGAAATCAAGAGCCGCGGCCGTAAATTCAAATCGTACGTCTCAGATTTCTCGAAGCGAAAATCTCTTTACAGCTTCGTTAAGAAAGTGAAGTCGGATTTTCCCACGATCGACATCCTGGTGAATAATGCCGGGACGATTATGAGAAAACCGATTTCGGAACATCCCGACGACTACTGGGACAGGGTCATCGAAGTAAATCTCTCCGCACAGTTCATACTGACAAGGGAGATCGGTAAAGAAATGGCAAAAAGGGGAAGTGGAAAGATCGTTTTCATCGCGTCTCTCCTGGCGTTCCAGGGAGGAATCCTCGTGCCCGGATACTCTGCCTCGAAGGGGGGAGTGAGGCAACTGACCATGGCATTCTCGAATGAATGGGCGTCGAAGGGAGTTAATGTCAATGCGATCGCGCCGGGATATATCGCGACGGACAACACCGCGGCGCTTCGTGCCGATCCGGAAAGGAACAAGGCGATTCAGGACAGGATCCCGCAGGGAAGATGGGGAACGCCGGAAGACTTGATGGGAACTGTCGTGTTTCTCTGTTCTGATGCTTCGAACTACCTGAACGGAAGTGTCGTGACAGTTGACGGCGGCTGGATGGGGAGATGAATTTTTCTATAAGTGAAATCAGAGGAAGATAATGTCTCGAGCTGACGTAGTTCGGAGGATAATTGAGAACGGTGCGGTGGCGGTTATAAGAATGAGTGACCCTGCGAAACTTATCAAAGTGGCGGAGGCAATCCACAAGGGCGGCATAAACGGGATCGAGATTACGATGACTGTCCCGGGCGCGATCAAAATAATCGAACAGGCAAGCAAGACGATTGGTCGAGAGATGAACATTGGCGTTGGCTCGGTACTTGATCCTCAAACCGCTCAGGACGCGATAAACGCGGGGGCGAATTATGTCGTGAGTCCGATATTCAAAAAGGAGATCGTGGAGATCGCTCACAAGAACGATGTTCCCGCATTGCCGGGCGCATTCTCGCCAACAGAAATACAAACCGCCTTTGAAGCTGGTGCGGATATCGTGAAGGTTTTTCCTGCGGACGTTGTCGGAATGGCATTCTTCAAAGGAATTCTTGCGCCGATGCCCCACTTGAAGTTGATGCCGACCGGCGGAGTGACTTTGAAGAACGCGGGCGAATGGCTGAAAGCGGGCGCGTGCGCGGTCGGAGTCGGCTCGGCACTCCTCGACAAGAAAGCGATCGACGGGGAAGACTATGGACAACTCACCGAAAATGCTAGGACGCTCATGAGCAGTATCGCTCAGTTCAGGTCGTCCGTGAAGAAATCATGATTATTTCTAATTTGATTTACAGAACGCGACGGAGAAAATAAATGGGATTGAAAATCAAATCCGCTTCAGACTGCGAGTTCGACTTGATGTCACTCGGAGAATGCATGATCAGGCTGAGTCCACCGGGACATCAGCGGATCGAATTGACAGCAGTGTTCGAAGCTTATGCTGGCGGCGGCGAGTATAATGTCGCTTACGCGCTGTCGAGGTACGGATTGAAGACCGGCTGGGTATCGCGACTCGTGAACAATCCGCTCGGGAATTTCATACGCAATCACGCACGCGCAAGCGGAATGGACATCAGCGAAGTAATCTGGGTGCCGTATGATGGTTCGGGGAGACAGGACAGGATCGGACTAAACTTCACTGAAGTTGGCATCGGTGTCCGCGCGAGCGTGACGATGTACGATCGCGGCAATACTGCCGTCGCTCACATGAAGCCGGGCGAAGTCGACTGGAAGCGAATATTCTCCAAACGGAAAGTACGCTGGTTCCATACGGGCGGAATATTTCCCGCGCTCAGCGACAGTTGTGCTGAAGTCGCGCTTGAGGCGATGAAAGCCGCCCACGAATCGGGTGCAGTTGTCAGTTACGATTTGAATTTCAGGAGCAACCTCTGGTCGAGCGCCCGAGCCATCGAAGTGACGAAGAAGCTGATCAAGTTCATAGATGTCCTGATCGGGAATGAAGAGGATTTTCAGAAGGTGCTCGGATTCAAAGTCGAAGGCACAGACGAGAATCTGAAGAAGCTTCCCGTCGAAGGATATAAGGCGATGGTGAAGAACGTCGTCGCGGATTATCCTCACATACAGCTTGTGGGCACGACGCTGCGTGAAGTGGTGAGCGGCCTCGCGAACAATTGGTCCGCTATAATGTACTACGACGGAAATTTCTACGAGTCGCGGCGGTACGAGCATCTTGAGATCGAGGACCGTGTCGGCGGCGGGGACGGGTTCTGCAGCGGTCTTGTATACGGCTTTCTGACAGGACTTACTCCGCAGGAGTGCGTGGAAATGGGCGCGGCACACGGTGCACTTCTCCAAAGCACTCGCGGCGACACGAGTATGGTGACGATGG encodes:
- a CDS encoding 4-phosphoerythronate dehydrogenase codes for the protein MKFIVDRNIPLVQQAFEGLGDVTALETGDFTKDTVRDADVLVVRSETKVNAALLDGSCVKFVGTATIGTDHIDLDYLQSRGIGFASAPGSNSNSVKEYVAAALLHLAAREKYNLKGRTIGVVGVGNVGSKVVKAAEALGLHVVQNDPPLAERTGDKHFVGLDDALKCDIVTLHVPLTKEGSHPTFHLIGSEQFAKMKKDSVFINTSRGAVVDTTALKKAIRDGNVSGSVIDVWEHEPLIDCELLYMVSLSTPHIAGYSTEGKVNAVTAVRKAVCEHFKIKSEWDPHDLIGPPPVPDVKVSPDEAQPEEILDLVVSEVYDITYDNTHLQQLVGMPEKDRAGYFRKLRSGYRVRREFSNTTVHLPREHAGLSRVLSSLGFKLNV
- a CDS encoding tagaturonate epimerase family protein, translating into MDVGILNRKIVEDKKGGQLLLDLSNDFKIRIYRDSLNESDGCTFLIGREGFVKSLYLISVGEVSPLFRKFEGEIVESSGSGDKLRIMRCGMTHSNALRLQELFPFTRATAVGLTNSFGFGDRLGLANAGHLRALKGYRFKPILAQQSIRELTRTNRTPEDVMDAAVWAVFQEGYKDGFGADADHLKRTDDIDRLIKAGFRTFTFDPSDFVVNGVEELSLDEVKRKVALLPWKDLQDNVQVLLSRYEKKTFKISDGFSIAPAGEEIFRAALKYCAALVHIRNLYSHLKKNYSDIKYEVEVSIDETDTITSPFEHFFIVTELKRLGVIFVSLAPRFIGDFEKGIDYKGDLGLFRREYEKHANISVHFGDYKISLHSGSDKLSAYKEIGKLNVGLIHIKTAGTSYLEALKVVANKNYSLFREILDFSVGLYADEKKSYHVSADVKKLKRGKEYRDDELAGLFNSNDVRQILHVTYGRVLTEKNKEGNFLFRDRIYKCLIENEELHYRILFDHFRKHLEPFRNLA
- a CDS encoding SDR family oxidoreductase produces the protein MNNYSFEHLRGRSCAITGGAGVIGTSIVKCLASVGVKVAVLDLVKDLADKTAKTLVDETGTEAIGVEANVLDKDSLVRAKELIGKKFGKLDILVNCAGGNSPQATTLAEFVDKDNLDKLQDTFYGLSIEGFRKVFDLNFIGTLLPTMVLTKDMVEKGGGTVLNVSSMNSFRPLTKIPAYSAAKASINNFTEWLAVHLAKVNIRVNAIAPGFFLTNQNRFLLTDEKTGKLTARGNKILAATPMGKFGEPEDLQGAVLYLVSDLSKFVTGVVIPIDGGFNVYSGV
- a CDS encoding sugar kinase codes for the protein MSSGLNIRKEGALDLVSLGALVHRLDPGIIPFRKATECQIHVSGGEYNVAANLSDCFRMNTGIATALVEYPIGELIAERVKAMGVKPFYKYFKHNGVNGPNHATVYSDRGQGVRAPVVFYNRANEAGALLKPGDFDWEKIFSGGVRWFHSGGIFAALSPTTGELIVEGMKAAKKAGAVVSFDLNFREKLWNIWGGQQKAVEIVARIVQNVDVLVGNEEDLQKGLGVPGPEVASKSKLDPTAFFGMIDKVVAKHPNVKVVATTLREVHSTNRHGWGAVAWVDGKTYSSPTCDLDVFDRVGGGDGFASGFFYGLLTGESPEESVKLGWAHGALLTTFPGDTTMATLEQVRSFAKGGSARIQR
- the gndA gene encoding NADP-dependent phosphogluconate dehydrogenase codes for the protein MDKMNFGLIGVGVMGQNLALNIERNGFSVAVYDRALDKVNEFTKGKASGKRIIGATSIESFLQQLERPRRIVLLVNAGKPVDDVIDGLRPQLGKGDIIIDGGNSFFLDTERRAADLEKHGIFFVGSGVSGGEEGALKGPSLMPGGAKEAYDIISPVLTKIAAHVNGEPCCTYIGPRGAGHYVKMVHNGIEYAIMQLICETYDILKTGYGLPAPEIAKIFDKWNQTELNSYLFEITSKVLNKIDDVTHKPLVDFILDTAEQKGTGKWTSQNAFDLGTPIPTINAAVESRMLSSFKDQRVKASRILRGPDAHPAEKEESMINEVRDALHASIIASYSQGMALMQAASAEYKYDLKVDQIAAIWRGGCIIRAKILEEIRQAYRRNPSLQNMMTDDYFSGTLNKLQAPWRRTVQIASGAGIPVLAMSASLSYYDAYRRERLPANLLQGQRDFFGAHTYRRIDKEGIFHTKWEE
- the eda gene encoding bifunctional 4-hydroxy-2-oxoglutarate aldolase/2-dehydro-3-deoxy-phosphogluconate aldolase is translated as MSRADVVRRIIENGAVAVIRMSDPAKLIKVAEAIHKGGINGIEITMTVPGAIKIIEQASKTIGREMNIGVGSVLDPQTAQDAINAGANYVVSPIFKKEIVEIAHKNDVPALPGAFSPTEIQTAFEAGADIVKVFPADVVGMAFFKGILAPMPHLKLMPTGGVTLKNAGEWLKAGACAVGVGSALLDKKAIDGEDYGQLTENARTLMSSIAQFRSSVKKS
- a CDS encoding sugar kinase, translated to MGLKIKSASDCEFDLMSLGECMIRLSPPGHQRIELTAVFEAYAGGGEYNVAYALSRYGLKTGWVSRLVNNPLGNFIRNHARASGMDISEVIWVPYDGSGRQDRIGLNFTEVGIGVRASVTMYDRGNTAVAHMKPGEVDWKRIFSKRKVRWFHTGGIFPALSDSCAEVALEAMKAAHESGAVVSYDLNFRSNLWSSARAIEVTKKLIKFIDVLIGNEEDFQKVLGFKVEGTDENLKKLPVEGYKAMVKNVVADYPHIQLVGTTLREVVSGLANNWSAIMYYDGNFYESRRYEHLEIEDRVGGGDGFCSGLVYGFLTGLTPQECVEMGAAHGALLQSTRGDTSMVTMDEVKHVMKGGSARIKR
- a CDS encoding SDR family NAD(P)-dependent oxidoreductase; translated protein: MILDKFRLDNKVAIVTGSNQGIGMAYAIALAEAGADIVSVSNQKDFAAVEKEIKSRGRKFKSYVSDFSKRKSLYSFVKKVKSDFPTIDILVNNAGTIMRKPISEHPDDYWDRVIEVNLSAQFILTREIGKEMAKRGSGKIVFIASLLAFQGGILVPGYSASKGGVRQLTMAFSNEWASKGVNVNAIAPGYIATDNTAALRADPERNKAIQDRIPQGRWGTPEDLMGTVVFLCSDASNYLNGSVVTVDGGWMGR
- the kduI gene encoding 5-dehydro-4-deoxy-D-glucuronate isomerase, with the translated sequence MELRYSPGNVAYRTMTTSELRSAFLADNLFTAGKINMIYFDMDRAIVGGALPTKKSLSIESSKKEMAADYFTERREIGIFNVGGSGKIKTDGNILSVRHKDAAYIGKGTKEIVLSSDSGSNPAIFYFVSYPAHAAYPTTLMKFGEVYSAKLGTANEANVRTLNRYIHTKGVKSSQLVMGLTELEPGSVWNTMPPHTHQRRTEIYFYFNLKENSAVFHMMGEPSETRHIVVRNNQAVVSPSWSIHTGVATQNYSFIWAMGGENQEFEDMDGVDMASMK
- a CDS encoding cupin domain-containing protein, with translation MKPESSHSFVESAGISWKNAGEGMKRKILSYDSQIMMVHVEFIKGAVGTIHTHPHRQITFVESGKFEVRVGDQKRVLSKGDSFIVAPDVPHGVIALEAGELVDVFTPARYDFL
- a CDS encoding lactate racemase domain-containing protein, with amino-acid sequence MIYYSRGSVDDKISGEELRSGLHDAFEKIGKRNKVVAVPPDITRFHSQSGIITEIAWEYYKSNLTDILPAIGTHSPMTEKEIETMFGKTPKSLFRIHDWRKGFSTLGEVPCEFVQQVSGGAVDYSIPIQVDKLLVEGKFDLILSIGQVVPHEVIGMAGHNKNIFIGTGGSEAINKSHFLGAAFGMERMMGRADTPVKRVLNYGSDHFADGLPIIYILTVVGRDTDGSLAIRGLYIGDDVECFNLAASLSLKVNFTMLEQPLKKAVVYLDPSEFKTTWLGNKSVYRTRMALADGGELIVLAPGLKRFGEDSGIDALIRKYGYVGTPKVLELVKKNRDLQESLSAAAHLIHGSSEGRFSITYCPGDISRTEMEGVGFRYADLGKMLKKYDPSTMKDGFNTLPGGDEIYYISNPALGLWAYRGRFS